The Pseudovibrio sp. Tun.PSC04-5.I4 DNA segment TTTCAATCGCATTTTGACACCTTTCAGCAAGGCATCTTCTGAATCAACATTCCAAACATAGGAACTTGAGAGCAATCCAGGCGTCTCATCTGCATTATGTTCCAGAACTTCATGGTCAGTCGAAATCGAAATAACACCGTCTGGATCGTAATCCGAGCCCAACAGCGCGGCTAAGTCCTTGGCCTTAAATTTGGCGGACGTAATCAAGATCTCACCGTCACTCCGATGTTCTATGCGTAGAAAGTTGTCTTTCGATTTCGGTCTTTGCGTGGCAGGAAGACCATAGATATAGCCAATATCCGAAATTTCCCGAGTGTCACTCAATTTTACATAAATACGGTTGTTGTCAGTGATCTGGACAGATGTATAGCCTGGTTGCTTTTCAAAATCAGCGGCCAGATCCGACAGAAGCTCTTGGAGTTGAGGATCATCCGGTGCGATGGGGCGTCCACCGCTACTCATGACACTGACCAGCTCCTTTAGCGTTCCTTCGAATTCTACTGAAAGCTGATCTCCATAAATTGAGAGCTCCGCTTCATATTGTTCTGGAACAACACACGCGGACAAGGCACCGAAGAGACTGAGAATTGCTAGGTATTTCAGTGAGTTTTTGTAAACCGACATAGGTTTTATATTCTTTGATTGAGGGTGTTGCATTCACCCGTAGTCAGGCTTCGATTGGTTACTTGATGCTTTCCAAAAGCCCCTGCAGCCGCGCACCATCAGGGCTGTCCAGCAATGTCACTTTTTCCTGATTGGCTTTGCCCGGATTGATGATCATGTCGTAAGAACTTGTGATCTGTGTACCAGCATCGACGGTGCTAAACCGCAGGACGGCTCGGGCACGAGGTACACCATCACTGTAGGACGCGTGCTGTTTTCGCTCATCGTTGTTTGGGGTGAGGATCTGCTCCACGACAACCGTAGTGCCGGCACTGCGAGTAACTTTGAAGCCTCTGCTTTTGAACTCTTCAATCACAGCCTTTTTCGCTGCTGGAAGAGGCTTTTGCATCACCACACGGGGCGGCTGTTTTGATGAGACCACAACAGATGTTGTCTGACACGCGGCCAGCATCATGGTAGCGGCAATAATAACAAATAGCTTTTTCATTAATGGTTCCACTTCAGAGGTTTATCGGATTTCGATTTGGGTTAATTTGCGTGATTTCTTTCATTGCGCGTTTCATTTTCCCGCCATCAAAACGGGGGAGAGCGCTGTCAAGGATCGGGCCTCTAGTGGGGTTTCTCCCACCGAAGTGCTCTTGCACGTAAGCCGACCTGCAGGAGCGTTCAGCGGTTGCAGGTCGTGTCCTTCCTGTGTGAATTTCGGGCCGGATGTCAGTGCTGGATGTATTCTCCCCAAAAGCGCTGGTTGAAAATTCCCCACTTTTTCAGCTTTGACTTTTGTTTGAAGGGGCATGCCCCTTCAAACAAAAGTTGGCCAAACTCTCCTCTACGTTCCTGTTGGAAAGAAGGGGTGTGGAGGAGTGGTCAATCTAGGGAAGATCGTAATGATCCATAATTTGAAGCAGCAGGGACTGTCTGTAAGTGCCATAGCGCGCAAAGCCGGGCTGGATAGAAAGACGGTCAGCAAATACTTACACCAAGGCCTTGAAGCTCCTGTCTACGGCCCCCGCCAGCGTGACGGGCGTGTACTGGAGGAATACAAAGGCTATTTACTTGAGCGACTGGAGCGGTTTCCCGGTCTATCTGCCCGGCGCTTGCTTCGTGAGCTGAAGACACTGGGGTTTAAGGGCGGTTACTCCACTGTAACGGAATATCTTCGCCTGATCCGTCCAGCTCCTCCGCATGCATTTGAACGGCGCTTTGAGACAGCACCAGGCCAGCAGGCACAGGTAGATTTTGCTGAGTTTCAGGTGGAGTTCACCAGTGAACCAGATGTGGTGCGAAAAGTCTTTTTGTTTTCAATGGTGCTGAGTAATTCACGGTTTTTGTGGGGGCGCTATTGTGCCAATCAAAAACTAGAGACAGTCCTGCGTTGTCATATCGCGGCCTTTGAGGTCTTCGGCGGAGCGACACTGGAAGTCCTGTATGATCGCATGAAGACAGCCGTTCTGGGAGAGGAGCCAGATGGCACTGTTCTTTTTAATCCTGCTCTTGTCGCTCTTCTGGACCATTATGGCGCTCAGCCGGATGCCTGCCAGCCCTACCGGGCCAAAACCAAGGGCAAGGTGGAGCGGCCATTTCGTTACATCCGGCAGGATTTTTTCCTTGGTCGTACGTTCCGCGATCTGGACGATCTTAATGCCCAGTTCACACGCTGGTGCAAGGAAATTGCCAATGTCCGTGTTCATGCCACCACCAACCGTGTGGTGGGCGAGGTCTTTGGAGAGGAACAGCCCGCTCTGATCCCTTTGCCAGCGCACCCTTATGATGCTGTTTTACTGGTGGAGCGGCGGGTCACGCGTGATGGCATGGTCTCCGTTGGAGGTAATCTTTATTCAGTGCCGGACACCGTTAAGAAACGGATGGTCGAAGTCCAGCATCACCCGCAAGAGGTGCGCATCTATGAAAACGGTCAGCTCATCGCCACCCATCCGGTCATGGAGGGAAAGAACCAGCGCCGGGTTGATCCATGCCATCGCAAGGCTCCTCCACGGGCAACACAGCGCCGTCGTCTGGCTGCGGAGCCAACCAAACACAGCGGTGTAAACCAACGCCCACTGGAGTTCTATGAAGCGGTAGGCCAACGACTTGCCAGTACTGGAGGTAAGCCATGAGTTCGCTCAGTAAACGCATTCAGTCTTCACTGGTAGGCTTAAAAATGCCGCGGGCTTTAGAGGTGCTCGACCACACGCTGAGCCAATTGGAACAAGGGGAACTCACGGCACTGGAGGCCCTGGATTCTCTGCTCAATGAAGAATATTCAACACGCGAGGGCCGCCGTATCGGCGTCGCCCTGACGACAGCGCGGCTTACTCCGATAAAAACACTGGAAAGCTTCGACTTTACCTTCCAGCCCTCGCTGGACAGGGATCGCATCATGGCTCTAGCCGAACTGGAGTTCATCACTCGCAATGAAGTGGTACACTTTCTCGGTCCACCTGGTACAGGAAAGAGCCATCTGGCAACTGCTCTTGGGGTTGCAGCCGTTAAAGCGGGTAAACGGGTGTATCGCATTGCTTTAGCTCACCTCATCGAAGCCTTGGCAAAAGCTGAAAAAGAAGGGCGGTTGACTGAGAAACTACGCTTCTTTGCACGAACTTCACTGCTAATCGTCGATGAAATCGGTTATCTGCCAATTACCAATGGGGGAGCAAACTTGTTCTTCCAGCTCGTCAATGCCAAATATGAAAAGGGATCCATGATCCTCACCTCAAACCGTGGCTTTGCGGAATGGGGTGAGATCTTTGGTGATCGCGTTATTGCCACAGCCCTTCTCGATCGGCTTTTGCATCATGCCGTCGTCATCCAGATCGAAGGTGCTAGTTATCGGTTGCGCAGCCATGCGGACCTCATGCCAGAGCACGTACGGGCTAACGCTTCAATAGCTCCACCTCCACCACCAAAACGACGCGGCAGGCCACCCAAAAAGGAGAGTTAGACCCACAGACAAGGCTGGTCACCAAATACTCAAACTGAGGACTTTCCGTCCAGCACATGTGGGGAAATTTGACTCAGCATTGACAGACCACACGCCAGACAATGCGCGGCAGTTTGATGTTCTTGGCATCGGCGCTGTGTTGAAGGTACGCAAAGGCAGCTTCAATCTGGTCCAGTTCGCGCTGCGAGGCACGGCGTGCGCCCAGCTTGATATCGCTGAAAAACTCAGAGACCCCCGGGATCAAAAACAGGATCAGAACGAGCGTGATCTGAACGCAAAGAACGAACAGCTCGTTTACGTGGGGGACAGGGAACGGGAGCAAGGCATAAGTATTGATGGCGGAAGTAACGGGGATCATCGCATAGAACAATATGAAGAAGGCAGGCGCGAAAATAACGGTCCACGAGATAAACCAACTCAAATCGATAGCTATGTGTCTGAAAATACTGCGCATTTGAACCATCCTCCATTGGCTCTATTTTACAAAAACCTGAGGTTGTACTCAATCAACTTCGCCCGTGTTCTTACTTTGTTCACAGCTAACTCAAGTATAGTTAATGCAGATAAGTAAGAGTTACGATTATCAATAATGTGAGAGAGGAAGAGCTTGAAGTATTCGTCATGACACGAAAAGAACCACTTAGGAACCTCATGGGATTTTACAAAAGATCCATGAATAAATGACCGGATTACGGCGCTAACATGTGCGTAACATACAAAGTGATTGGGTTTCTACTTTTGGAATGGCAGGGAGATTTGTACTATTTGAATGAAATTTAAATCAGCTGAAACAGTCCTCTAACGTGATCTGAAGA contains these protein-coding regions:
- the istB gene encoding IS21-like element helper ATPase IstB, with protein sequence MSSLSKRIQSSLVGLKMPRALEVLDHTLSQLEQGELTALEALDSLLNEEYSTREGRRIGVALTTARLTPIKTLESFDFTFQPSLDRDRIMALAELEFITRNEVVHFLGPPGTGKSHLATALGVAAVKAGKRVYRIALAHLIEALAKAEKEGRLTEKLRFFARTSLLIVDEIGYLPITNGGANLFFQLVNAKYEKGSMILTSNRGFAEWGEIFGDRVIATALLDRLLHHAVVIQIEGASYRLRSHADLMPEHVRANASIAPPPPPKRRGRPPKKES
- the istA gene encoding IS21 family transposase — protein: MVNLGKIVMIHNLKQQGLSVSAIARKAGLDRKTVSKYLHQGLEAPVYGPRQRDGRVLEEYKGYLLERLERFPGLSARRLLRELKTLGFKGGYSTVTEYLRLIRPAPPHAFERRFETAPGQQAQVDFAEFQVEFTSEPDVVRKVFLFSMVLSNSRFLWGRYCANQKLETVLRCHIAAFEVFGGATLEVLYDRMKTAVLGEEPDGTVLFNPALVALLDHYGAQPDACQPYRAKTKGKVERPFRYIRQDFFLGRTFRDLDDLNAQFTRWCKEIANVRVHATTNRVVGEVFGEEQPALIPLPAHPYDAVLLVERRVTRDGMVSVGGNLYSVPDTVKKRMVEVQHHPQEVRIYENGQLIATHPVMEGKNQRRVDPCHRKAPPRATQRRRLAAEPTKHSGVNQRPLEFYEAVGQRLASTGGKP